One window from the genome of Magnetococcales bacterium encodes:
- a CDS encoding Rpn family recombination-promoting nuclease/putative transposase codes for MTDIIHPHDRFLKALLSNPTTAGTLLRERLPKAVVEVLASDPPELVEGSFVDEELRAHLTDRLYRVKTLTGRTALLYVLIEHKSSPDVRIGWQLTKYMVEALKQWEREHGKWERLPAIVPFVFYHGATAWRVPDEFLALVDAEEGWHPYLLNFRFTVLDLGRIDDRQLSRQPNLRAWLLAAKYATRDGQQIQMKELLVEALVEIPDEDFRFLMRYVVETYRNYDEPTVREIIRRVRPEEEEKMMSMFAQSMIAKGRQ; via the coding sequence ATGACTGATATTATCCATCCGCACGACCGATTCCTGAAAGCTTTGCTCTCCAATCCCACCACAGCGGGAACTCTGCTGCGGGAACGGTTGCCAAAAGCAGTGGTGGAAGTGCTGGCCAGTGATCCGCCAGAGTTGGTGGAGGGTTCGTTCGTCGATGAGGAGCTGCGTGCCCATCTGACGGATCGGCTCTACCGGGTCAAGACGCTCACGGGCCGGACGGCTTTGTTGTACGTGCTGATCGAGCACAAGAGTTCCCCTGACGTGCGCATCGGCTGGCAGTTGACGAAATACATGGTCGAGGCGTTGAAACAATGGGAACGCGAGCATGGCAAGTGGGAACGACTTCCAGCCATCGTCCCCTTCGTGTTCTACCATGGCGCGACCGCATGGCGGGTTCCGGATGAATTTCTGGCCTTGGTGGATGCCGAAGAAGGCTGGCATCCATATCTGTTGAACTTCCGGTTCACGGTGCTGGATCTGGGCCGCATCGATGATCGGCAACTCTCCCGTCAACCCAACCTGCGGGCGTGGCTGTTGGCGGCAAAATACGCGACTCGTGATGGCCAGCAGATTCAGATGAAAGAGTTGCTGGTCGAAGCGCTGGTCGAAATTCCGGATGAAGATTTCCGGTTTCTCATGCGCTATGTGGTCGAGACCTACCGCAACTACGATGAGCCGACGGTACGTGAGATCATTCGCAGGGTACGTCCCGAGGAGGAAGAGAAAATGATGTCCATGTTCGCACAAAGTATGATTGCAAAAGGACGCCAG
- a CDS encoding flagellin FliC: MSLTLYTNLAALQASRVMTRHTDALGQSMRRLASGVRVESASDDAAGLSIIQRMSAQIRGANAAIRNVNDGISMLQVADGALEGTSDALQRIRELAVQAASDTLGDTDRISLSAEKDQLISEIQRIASQTTYNDTTLLNGVTNVAYFQQQGGTTGGSRTSYQAVFQIGTDAGQTLAIDMNLAYVSALGLGNDGSLASMLTQNGANSLISRVDSALDSVSEIRANLGAMQNRFEAILQGLSSLEENTQASRSRIRDADIALETARMARENILQQAGMAILAQANQQPRIVLQLLN, translated from the coding sequence ATGTCCTTGACCCTGTATACCAATCTGGCTGCCTTGCAAGCCAGTCGTGTCATGACGCGCCATACCGACGCGTTGGGCCAGTCCATGCGTCGGCTCGCTTCGGGAGTGCGGGTGGAAAGTGCTTCCGACGATGCAGCGGGGTTGTCGATCATCCAGCGCATGAGCGCCCAGATCCGGGGCGCCAACGCGGCCATACGCAATGTCAATGATGGGATCTCCATGCTCCAGGTGGCCGACGGCGCCCTGGAAGGCACCTCAGACGCCTTGCAACGCATCCGCGAACTGGCGGTGCAGGCCGCCAGTGACACCCTCGGCGACACGGACCGGATCAGCCTGAGCGCGGAAAAAGATCAATTGATCTCCGAGATTCAGCGTATCGCGTCCCAGACCACCTACAACGACACCACCTTGTTGAATGGTGTCACCAATGTCGCCTATTTCCAGCAGCAAGGTGGCACCACGGGGGGATCCCGAACCTCCTATCAGGCGGTTTTCCAGATCGGGACCGATGCGGGCCAGACCTTGGCCATCGATATGAATCTGGCCTATGTGAGCGCATTGGGGTTGGGCAATGATGGCAGTCTGGCCTCCATGCTCACTCAGAACGGGGCCAATAGCCTCATCAGTCGGGTGGACAGCGCCCTGGATTCGGTTTCGGAGATCCGGGCCAATTTGGGAGCGATGCAGAACCGTTTCGAGGCCATTTTGCAGGGGCTCTCCTCTCTGGAAGAAAATACCCAGGCTTCCCGTTCCCGCATCCGTGACGCGGACATCGCCTTGGAAACGGCCCGTATGGCCCGTGAAAACATTCTGCAACAGGCGGGCATGGCCATTTTGGCCCAGGCCAACCAGCAACCCCGGATCGTGCTGCAATTGTTGAATTGA
- a CDS encoding nucleotidyltransferase domain-containing protein: protein MVARIREILPRLIAIYAMGERIEKGSGTMGSPLELAVLMEGESDPVTLWSLARELTALAECRVELFDLRVSSTLTQYQVVTTAERWWVANPQAGLFECFVLSEKTALEESRVSLLAELRPEALHSCGPE, encoded by the coding sequence CTGGTGGCCCGGATCCGGGAGATTTTGCCCCGGTTGATTGCCATCTATGCCATGGGGGAGCGGATCGAAAAAGGTTCCGGCACCATGGGCAGTCCTTTGGAGCTGGCGGTGCTGATGGAAGGGGAGTCGGATCCGGTCACCTTGTGGTCTTTGGCCCGGGAGTTGACCGCCTTGGCGGAGTGCCGGGTGGAGCTGTTCGATCTGCGGGTCTCTTCCACGTTGACCCAGTATCAGGTGGTGACCACCGCCGAACGGTGGTGGGTCGCCAATCCCCAGGCCGGACTGTTTGAATGTTTTGTCTTGAGCGAAAAAACCGCCCTGGAAGAGTCCCGGGTGAGCCTGCTGGCGGAACTGCGTCCCGAGGCGCTTCACTCTTGCGGTCCGGAGTGA
- a CDS encoding HNH endonuclease: protein MNIDDLFIAADPDGVQRERLKAKELKRSPWWKGQVGQGRCHYCGARCHPGDLTMDHVTPLIRGGKTTKGNCVPACMTCNQEKRHLSTIQWQSHLEQKKLALDALASASPPAPDHSGPQE, encoded by the coding sequence ATGAACATCGACGATCTGTTCATCGCCGCCGACCCGGACGGGGTGCAAAGAGAGCGGCTCAAGGCCAAGGAGCTGAAGCGTTCCCCCTGGTGGAAAGGGCAGGTGGGACAGGGCCGCTGTCATTATTGTGGTGCAAGGTGTCATCCGGGAGATTTGACCATGGATCACGTCACCCCCCTGATCCGGGGCGGAAAGACCACCAAAGGCAATTGCGTACCGGCCTGCATGACCTGCAACCAGGAGAAACGCCACCTCTCCACCATCCAGTGGCAAAGTCATCTGGAACAAAAAAAATTGGCCCTGGATGCCCTCGCCTCCGCGTCACCCCCGGCGCCGGATCACTCCGGACCGCAAGAGTGA
- the glnE gene encoding bifunctional [glutamate--ammonia ligase]-adenylyl-L-tyrosine phosphorylase/[glutamate--ammonia-ligase] adenylyltransferase produces MTISPLLPLDDPTEAHIRALAATTAEPEGALGRLRDFVQTHAATRPEAIARLTQRLQDPLWRRRLLLAWGNSPYLSHVLIKWPECLADDYLAHDPVAWNQGVVAAVLATDSRAEATAILRRHKHRTFLGIGLRDLTGEATLHDTTWGLSALADASLEAGYRWLDRWLSAAHGPPMTETAEEGHHPARFVILGMGKLGAGELNFSSDIDLIYLYDDDHGGCEGKRPISIKEYYNRLGRELIRLLGESTADGMVFRIDLRLRPEGESGDLTLSRRSAEIYYESWGRTWERAAMIKARPVAGDRALGEQFLNNLQPFVYRRYLDFAALDAIRDMKRRIDQKITARQDYHRNVKLGYGGIREIEFFVQCQQLIHGGKNPQLRQRATEQVLAQLVTANLLPAHTAETLVAHYRFLRTVEHRLQIERERQTHSIPEDPAGLLALARRMGFATAEPFLARLQGVVEEVHGIYGQLFFEGEREDGERPEPVVLALLESQENETGALEAIRKAGFENPQQALGLISVLREGPSSRLTEAARQWYGRIAVPLLAEVLVAPDQDMALQHAETFLRGLGHRVNYLALLKENPPVLKLLIRLFGTSGLLSRFLIHHPELMDGLVTTDFLGRFRNRGELTADLNQTMDKARDPEEGLSLIREFKNVETLRLGIRDLSGLAEPEEVTSGLSLLAEVTLNRILADAMKELQERYGTPRFINPQGISQEAPFAIMAMGKLGGRELGFASDLDLIFIHGSRGEEQRTDHPDHPLPNSQFFSRLGQKIITAITSMTRSGKLYELDMRLRPSGKSGPVVTSLDSFFHYQTHEAWIWEHQALTRARLIAGDPGFIAELNRVIASIFARGHDPDTVRREVASMRLRILEEKSPPPGWIDIKQSRGGVVDVEFLVQYLLLAHGAAHPEIVRPNLPHALRALAKAGILQSGEALTLEEAYGLYRFTENRLRLLHDRSENRIGPDPRVRVRLGRLCHALEEEIIPALESRFKRVTPIYQRYLGS; encoded by the coding sequence TTGACCATCTCGCCACTTTTGCCACTGGACGACCCGACCGAAGCGCACATCCGCGCCCTGGCGGCCACCACCGCCGAACCCGAAGGGGCCCTGGGACGGCTGCGGGATTTTGTCCAGACCCACGCCGCCACACGACCCGAGGCGATTGCCCGGCTCACGCAACGGCTGCAAGATCCGCTCTGGCGCCGACGCCTGTTGCTGGCCTGGGGCAACAGTCCCTATCTGTCCCATGTCCTGATCAAGTGGCCGGAATGTCTCGCCGACGACTATCTGGCCCACGATCCGGTGGCCTGGAACCAAGGCGTGGTGGCAGCGGTTCTGGCCACCGACTCCCGCGCCGAGGCGACGGCCATTCTGCGGCGTCACAAACACCGGACCTTTCTGGGCATCGGTCTGCGGGATCTGACCGGAGAGGCCACGCTGCACGACACCACCTGGGGTCTTTCCGCCCTGGCGGATGCCAGTCTGGAGGCGGGCTACCGCTGGCTGGACCGCTGGTTGAGCGCCGCCCACGGCCCTCCCATGACCGAAACCGCCGAAGAAGGACACCATCCGGCCCGTTTCGTGATTCTGGGCATGGGCAAACTCGGCGCCGGAGAGTTGAACTTCTCGTCGGACATCGACCTGATCTATCTGTACGACGACGATCACGGGGGATGCGAAGGCAAACGTCCCATCTCCATCAAGGAATATTACAACCGGCTGGGCCGGGAACTGATCCGACTGCTGGGAGAGTCCACCGCTGACGGAATGGTTTTCCGCATCGACCTGCGGCTGCGTCCCGAAGGGGAAAGCGGGGATCTGACCCTGTCGCGCCGCTCGGCGGAGATCTACTACGAATCCTGGGGCCGCACCTGGGAGCGGGCCGCCATGATCAAGGCCCGCCCGGTGGCGGGAGACCGGGCGCTGGGGGAACAGTTCCTGAACAATCTCCAACCCTTCGTCTATCGGCGTTATCTGGATTTCGCGGCCCTGGACGCCATCCGCGACATGAAACGGCGCATCGACCAGAAAATCACCGCCCGCCAGGACTATCACCGCAACGTCAAACTCGGTTACGGCGGCATCCGGGAGATTGAATTTTTTGTCCAATGTCAGCAGTTGATTCATGGGGGCAAAAATCCCCAACTGCGTCAGCGGGCCACGGAACAGGTGCTGGCGCAACTGGTCACCGCCAATCTGCTCCCGGCCCACACCGCCGAAACCCTGGTGGCCCACTACCGCTTTTTACGCACCGTGGAACACCGGCTCCAGATCGAGCGAGAACGTCAGACCCACTCGATCCCGGAAGATCCCGCCGGTCTGCTGGCCCTGGCCCGACGCATGGGATTCGCCACTGCCGAACCGTTCCTGGCCCGGCTGCAAGGGGTGGTCGAGGAGGTGCATGGCATTTATGGCCAACTGTTCTTCGAGGGGGAACGGGAGGACGGAGAGCGTCCGGAGCCGGTGGTGCTGGCCCTTCTGGAAAGTCAGGAAAACGAAACCGGCGCCCTGGAGGCGATCCGCAAGGCGGGCTTCGAGAATCCTCAACAGGCGTTGGGGCTGATCTCGGTGTTGCGGGAAGGGCCTTCCAGCCGTCTCACCGAAGCGGCGCGCCAGTGGTATGGCCGCATCGCGGTGCCGTTGCTGGCGGAGGTGCTGGTCGCTCCGGATCAGGACATGGCCTTGCAACACGCCGAAACCTTTTTGAGAGGACTGGGACACCGGGTCAACTACCTGGCGCTCCTGAAAGAAAATCCCCCGGTGCTCAAGCTGTTGATCCGGCTTTTCGGCACCTCGGGGCTGTTGTCGCGCTTTCTGATTCATCATCCGGAATTGATGGACGGGCTGGTCACCACCGATTTTCTCGGTCGTTTCCGCAACCGTGGCGAATTGACCGCGGATTTGAATCAAACCATGGACAAGGCCCGGGATCCGGAGGAAGGCTTGAGCCTCATCCGGGAGTTCAAGAATGTGGAGACCCTGCGTCTGGGCATCCGGGATCTCTCTGGATTGGCGGAACCCGAAGAGGTGACCTCCGGACTCTCCCTGCTGGCCGAAGTCACCTTGAACCGGATTCTGGCCGACGCCATGAAAGAGCTTCAAGAGCGTTATGGCACTCCCCGCTTCATCAACCCCCAGGGAATCAGCCAGGAAGCCCCCTTCGCCATCATGGCCATGGGCAAGCTGGGGGGCAGGGAATTGGGATTCGCCTCGGATCTGGATCTAATCTTCATCCACGGCAGCCGGGGCGAGGAGCAACGCACCGATCATCCGGATCACCCCCTGCCCAACAGCCAGTTCTTCTCCCGGCTGGGACAAAAGATCATCACCGCCATCACCTCCATGACCCGCTCCGGCAAACTCTACGAACTGGACATGCGCCTGCGACCCTCGGGCAAATCCGGACCGGTGGTCACCTCACTGGATTCATTTTTCCACTATCAGACCCACGAGGCGTGGATCTGGGAGCATCAGGCCCTGACCCGCGCCCGTCTCATTGCCGGGGATCCGGGTTTTATCGCCGAATTGAACCGGGTGATCGCCTCGATTTTCGCCCGAGGTCACGATCCGGACACCGTGCGCCGGGAGGTGGCCTCCATGCGGCTGCGCATCCTGGAAGAAAAAAGCCCACCTCCGGGCTGGATCGACATCAAACAAAGCCGGGGCGGCGTGGTGGATGTGGAGTTTTTGGTGCAATATTTGTTGCTGGCCCACGGCGCCGCCCATCCGGAGATCGTGCGCCCCAACCTGCCCCACGCCCTGCGGGCCCTGGCCAAGGCGGGCATTTTGCAGTCCGGGGAGGCGTTGACGCTGGAAGAGGCCTATGGCCTGTACCGGTTCACGGAAAACCGCTTGCGGCTGCTCCACGACCGTTCGGAAAACCGCATCGGTCCGGATCCGCGGGTACGGGTGCGGCTTGGACGTTTGTGTCACGCCCTGGAAGAAGAGATTATTCCGGCGCTGGAGAGTCGTTTCAAACGGGTGACGCCGATTTATCAGAGGTATCTGGGATCATGA
- a CDS encoding peroxide stress protein YaaA: MLALISPAKTLDPSPSRLTLPGTRPAFVEQANQLAALLKSHSETELAALLGISPTLARLNAERFREFSTDAHPPQTKHAAALYRGDTYDGLDVDSWTPDDWQFAQGSLRILSGLYGLLRPLDGIQPYRLEMSSKLANPAGKDLYPFWDRRLSRAVTAEATTHDDPTVIHLASEAYIKAVPGIPLLTPVFLEARPEGLKVIALLAKRARGAMARFLVTRRLTTPEPLKTFNALGYRFREELSTPGRWVFVREQTGS, translated from the coding sequence ATGCTCGCCCTGATCTCCCCGGCCAAGACTCTCGATCCCTCCCCCTCCCGCCTGACCCTGCCCGGCACCCGACCGGCGTTTGTGGAACAGGCCAACCAGTTGGCCGCATTGCTGAAATCCCACTCGGAAACGGAGTTGGCCGCACTGCTGGGCATCAGCCCGACCCTGGCCCGACTCAACGCGGAGCGTTTCCGGGAATTCAGCACCGATGCACACCCGCCCCAAACCAAACACGCCGCCGCGCTGTATCGGGGCGACACCTACGACGGCCTCGACGTGGACTCCTGGACCCCGGATGACTGGCAGTTCGCGCAAGGATCCTTGCGCATTCTCAGCGGACTGTACGGTCTGTTGCGGCCTTTGGATGGCATTCAGCCCTACCGGCTGGAAATGTCGAGCAAACTGGCCAATCCGGCGGGCAAGGATCTGTATCCCTTCTGGGACCGGCGGTTGAGCCGAGCCGTCACCGCCGAGGCGACGACCCACGACGATCCCACGGTGATCCATCTGGCCTCCGAGGCCTACATCAAGGCGGTGCCGGGCATCCCCCTGCTCACCCCGGTCTTCCTGGAGGCGCGACCCGAAGGCCTGAAGGTGATCGCTTTGCTGGCCAAACGGGCACGGGGGGCCATGGCCCGTTTTCTGGTCACCCGTCGCCTCACCACCCCGGAACCCCTGAAAACGTTCAACGCCTTGGGCTATCGCTTCCGGGAGGAACTCTCCACTCCGGGCCGCTGGGTCTTCGTGCGGGAGCAGACCGGTTCTTGA
- a CDS encoding glycosyltransferase, which translates to MKPSHWLVVGAVSLITVSLWAWFNRPLEEPLWPDRVMGFAFAPYRADQDPQKGIHPSVEQIDEDLALLSGKTYAVRTYTVEGVMAEIPRLAHKHDINVMVGGWIDSDEAHNNAEIERLIKTVNANAQNVVRVIVGNESLLHDRVSVERLIKYLDRVRSAVNAPVSTAEPWHIWLKYPELVQHTDFIAVHMLPYWEGIAQEKAVDYIVFRMNELRDTYPKKHIVIGEVGWPSDGRTRIDAKATQAEQATFLRRFLARANREKYVYYVIEAFDQPWKSNSLERGVGSYWGVYNADRQAKFPFHAPIVNIPQWYVLAGASMFVGLLAITLLFLDSHGMRKRGRFFLAILSYGIASLAVYVVYDYSQQYLTGGAMLFGLLLGIGMIGVIVVLFAEAHEWAEAAWVQARRRALTRPDITDDSQLPWVSIHVPAYNEPPDMMIRTLDSLANLKYPHFEVLVIDNNTKDPAIWEPVREHCAKLGERFRFFHENPLAGFKAGALNYALRHTDPKAEVIAVIDSDYLVDPDWLYELAPHFQKPEIAIVQAPQDYYDQGESTFKSMCYAEYRGFFFIGMVTRNERNAIIQHGTMTMVRRTVLEDVNGWAEWCITEDAELGLRIFEKGFQALYVPRSFGRGVMPDTFIDYKKQRFRWAYGAIRIMRAHMKELFGWSPTCLTWGQRYHFLAGWMPWVADGLNLLFNFIALGWSAAMIFAPAFADAPSVVFSVLPLILFAFKILKHLHLYYTNVGIRPIQSLAAAVAGLSLTHTISIAVMQGFFGGEKPFFRTPKQADGHRFWHALAAARTESILMIAFWLAAWGIRERVGFDFFDTRVWVGVLFVQSMPYAITLIMAAISGLPAKRLPMPEPVPVAAAVAGEEAPQVTLP; encoded by the coding sequence ATGAAACCTAGCCATTGGTTGGTTGTCGGTGCTGTCTCTTTGATTACGGTGAGTCTTTGGGCCTGGTTCAATCGACCGCTGGAAGAACCGCTCTGGCCGGATCGGGTGATGGGTTTCGCTTTTGCCCCCTATCGGGCGGATCAGGATCCCCAGAAAGGCATCCATCCCTCCGTCGAGCAGATCGATGAGGATCTCGCCCTGCTTTCCGGCAAAACCTACGCCGTGCGTACCTATACCGTCGAAGGTGTGATGGCGGAAATCCCCCGGCTGGCCCACAAGCACGACATCAACGTCATGGTCGGCGGGTGGATCGACAGCGACGAGGCCCACAACAACGCGGAAATCGAACGGCTGATCAAAACCGTCAACGCCAACGCCCAGAACGTGGTGCGGGTGATCGTCGGCAACGAGTCGTTGCTGCATGATCGGGTTTCGGTGGAAAGATTGATCAAATATCTCGATCGGGTCCGCTCGGCGGTGAACGCCCCGGTCAGTACCGCCGAACCCTGGCACATCTGGTTGAAATATCCCGAACTGGTGCAGCATACCGACTTCATCGCGGTCCACATGCTTCCCTACTGGGAAGGGATCGCCCAGGAAAAAGCGGTGGATTACATCGTGTTCCGGATGAACGAATTGCGGGATACCTATCCGAAAAAACACATCGTCATCGGTGAGGTCGGCTGGCCCAGCGACGGACGCACCCGCATCGACGCCAAGGCCACCCAGGCGGAGCAGGCCACCTTCTTGCGTCGTTTTCTGGCCCGGGCCAACCGGGAGAAATATGTCTACTACGTGATCGAAGCCTTTGATCAACCCTGGAAGAGCAACTCCCTGGAACGGGGTGTCGGCTCTTATTGGGGGGTCTACAACGCGGACCGGCAAGCCAAGTTCCCTTTCCATGCCCCGATCGTCAACATTCCCCAGTGGTATGTGTTGGCCGGAGCCTCGATGTTCGTGGGACTGCTGGCCATCACCTTGTTGTTTCTGGACAGCCATGGCATGCGCAAGCGGGGACGGTTTTTCCTGGCCATTCTGTCTTACGGCATCGCCTCGTTGGCGGTCTATGTGGTGTATGATTACAGCCAGCAGTACCTCACGGGCGGCGCCATGCTGTTTGGTTTGCTGTTGGGCATCGGCATGATCGGGGTGATCGTGGTGCTGTTCGCCGAGGCCCACGAATGGGCGGAAGCCGCCTGGGTGCAGGCCCGCCGTCGCGCCTTGACCCGACCCGATATCACCGACGACTCCCAGCTTCCCTGGGTGTCGATTCATGTCCCGGCCTACAACGAACCCCCGGACATGATGATCCGTACCTTGGACTCCCTGGCCAACCTCAAGTATCCCCATTTCGAGGTGCTGGTCATCGACAACAACACCAAGGATCCGGCCATCTGGGAGCCGGTGCGGGAGCATTGCGCCAAACTCGGGGAGCGGTTCCGTTTCTTCCACGAAAACCCGCTGGCGGGATTCAAGGCCGGTGCCCTCAATTACGCCCTGCGGCACACGGATCCCAAAGCCGAAGTGATCGCGGTGATCGACAGCGACTATCTGGTGGATCCCGACTGGCTGTATGAACTCGCTCCCCATTTCCAGAAACCGGAAATCGCCATCGTCCAGGCTCCCCAGGACTACTACGATCAGGGGGAAAGCACCTTCAAGTCCATGTGTTACGCCGAATACCGGGGCTTTTTCTTCATCGGCATGGTCACCCGCAACGAGCGCAACGCCATCATTCAGCACGGCACCATGACCATGGTGCGGCGCACGGTGCTGGAGGATGTCAACGGTTGGGCCGAGTGGTGCATCACCGAAGACGCGGAATTGGGCTTGCGCATCTTCGAGAAAGGATTCCAGGCGCTTTATGTGCCCCGCAGCTTTGGCCGGGGGGTGATGCCGGATACCTTCATCGATTACAAGAAACAACGTTTCCGTTGGGCCTATGGGGCGATCCGCATCATGCGCGCCCATATGAAGGAGTTGTTCGGCTGGAGTCCCACCTGTCTGACCTGGGGACAACGGTATCACTTTCTGGCGGGCTGGATGCCCTGGGTGGCGGATGGCCTGAATCTGCTGTTCAATTTTATCGCCCTGGGCTGGTCCGCGGCCATGATTTTCGCCCCGGCCTTCGCCGACGCCCCTTCCGTGGTGTTCAGCGTGTTGCCGTTGATTCTTTTCGCTTTCAAGATCTTGAAGCATCTGCATCTGTATTATACCAACGTGGGCATCCGGCCCATCCAGTCCCTGGCGGCGGCTGTGGCGGGACTGTCGTTGACCCATACCATCTCCATCGCCGTGATGCAGGGGTTCTTCGGCGGGGAAAAACCCTTCTTCCGCACCCCGAAACAGGCGGATGGTCATCGTTTCTGGCACGCGCTGGCCGCTGCCCGCACCGAGTCGATCCTGATGATCGCCTTTTGGCTGGCGGCCTGGGGCATCCGGGAGCGGGTCGGATTCGACTTTTTCGATACCCGGGTCTGGGTGGGGGTGCTGTTTGTTCAGTCCATGCCTTATGCCATCACCTTGATCATGGCGGCCATCAGCGGCTTGCCCGCCAAACGGCTCCCCATGCCCGAACCGGTTCCCGTGGCGGCAGCGGTGGCTGGCGAGGAGGCTCCCCAGGTCACCTTGCCATGA